In the Octopus sinensis linkage group LG17, ASM634580v1, whole genome shotgun sequence genome, one interval contains:
- the LOC115220702 gene encoding 28S ribosomal protein S10, mitochondrial, giving the protein MKLLTNISKLCQHVSRNSRCTSTLLFPVRLNPLKCSSHLPRTPGSISNYSPVSCFSHGPTSPNIKEDHVVVNHNINGQLTDSDAELDCLYRKIDVEVKGHDPAVINSYEKFVRMAAEGLGVQIGSVFTPPKVITRYTLLKSVHIYKKHRVQYENRTHFRVIEFIHLTGSTADTILEYVQRNLPEGMAMKVTKHRIEALPEHVDAATIEK; this is encoded by the coding sequence atgaaacttttgacaaatatttctaaattatgtCAACATGTCTCTAGAAATTCTCGATGCACGTCTACTCTGCTGTTCCCTGTTAGgctaaatcctttaaaatgcaGCAGCCATTTACCGCGTACACCCGGCTCCATCTCCAACTATAGCCCTGTCTCTTGTTTCAGCCATGGACCGACCTCCCCCAACATAAAAGAAGATCACGTTGTTGTAAATCATAATATTAATGGTCAACTGACCGATTCTGATGCAGAACTGGACTGTTTATATCGTAAAATAGATGTGGAAGTGAAAGGACATGACCCTGCTGTTATCAACAGCTACGAGAAATTCGTTCGGATGGCCGCCGAGGGCCTCGGGGTCCAGATCGGCAGCGTGTTTACGCCGCCCAAGGTCATCACTCGGTACACCCTACTGAAATCTGTTCACATTTATAAGAAACATCGTGTCCAATACGAAAATCGGACTCACTTTCGCGTCATAGAATTCATTCATTTAACAGGATCGACGGCAGATACCATTCTGGAGTATGTACAGCGGAATTTACCCGAAGGGATGGCCATGAAAGTCACAAAACATCGGATAGAAGCTTTACCCGAACATGTTGATGCTGCTACGATCGAGAAATAA